One segment of Solanum stenotomum isolate F172 chromosome 1, ASM1918654v1, whole genome shotgun sequence DNA contains the following:
- the LOC125864877 gene encoding uncharacterized protein LOC125864877 isoform X1 encodes MESKVVDENEEGPVVPMRVDRFGFVKQEHGPTEGLARSRSVFEYQRDERRIRKWRKMIGVGGSDWKQYVRRKPHVVKRRIRKGIPDCLRGLVWQLISGSRDLLLLNPGVYEQLVIYETSASELDIIRDISRTFPSHVFFQQRHGPGQRSLYNVLKAYSVFDQDVGYVQGMGFVAGLLLLYMSEEDAFWLLVALLKGAVHTPMEGMYLVGLPLVQQYLFQFDHLVKEHMPKLGEHFAQEMINPSMYASQWFITVFSYSFPFPLALRIWDVFLFEGVKVVFKVGLALLKYCHDDLVKLPFEKLIHALRNFPEDAMNPDILLPMAFSIKVSKNLVELKQEYEQQRLKPPESPVKQ; translated from the exons ATGGAAAGTAAAGTAGTAGATGAAAATGAGGAAGGCCCAGTTGTTCCCATGCGAGTTGATAGATTTGGTTTTGTAAAGCAGGAACATGGTCCTACTGAAGGTTTAGCAAGGAGCCGGTCGGTCTTTGAATATCAGAG AGATGAAAGAAGGATTAGGAAATGGAGAAAAATGATAGGTGTTGGAGGAAGTGATTGGAAGCAGTATGTTCGGAGGAAACCACATGTTGTTAAAAGACGAATACGGAAAGGAATTCCTGATTGCCTAAGGGGGCTTGTCTGGCAGCTAATTTCTGGAAGTCGAGACCTCTTGTTGTTAAATCCTGGAGTTTATGAG CAACTAGTCATATATGAGACATCAGCTTCCGAGTTGGATATTATTCGAGATATTTCTCGCACCTTTCCTTCACATGTTTTCTTTCAGCAGAGACACGGACCTGGTCAAAGGTCTCTTTACAATGTTCTGAAAGCATATTCAGTCTTTGACCAAGATGTTGGATACGTACAG GGCATGGGATTCGTGGCAGGTCTGCTTCTTCTTTACATGAGTGAAGAAGATGCATTTTGGTTACTGGTTGCATTGTTGAAGGGAGCCGTTCACACTCCTATGGAAGGAATGTACTTG GTAGGATTGCCTCTAGTCCAGCAATACCTCTTTCAGTTTGATCATTTGGTGAAAGAGCACATGCCGAAGTTGGGTGAACATTTTGCTCAGGAAATGATAAATCCCAGCATGTATGCCAGTCAGTGGTTCATAACAGTTTTCTCATACTCTTTTCCATTTCCCTTGGCTCTCAGAATTTGGGATGTCTTTCTTTTTGAG GGTGTTAAAGTAGTCTTCAAAGTTGGCTTGGCTCTATTGAAATATTGCCACGATGATCTG GTAAAGTTGCCATTTGAGAAACTCATACATGCTTTGCGCAACTTCCCTGAGGATGCCATGAATCCAGATATACTTTTACCAATGGCTTTTTCAATCAAG GTTTCCAAGAATTTGGTGGAACTGAAGCAGGAATATGAACAGCAACGGCTGAAACCTCCTGAATCCCCAGTCAAACAGTAA
- the LOC125864877 gene encoding uncharacterized protein LOC125864877 isoform X2, translating to MRTHASYVVVNQNEHGPTEGLARSRSVFEYQRDERRIRKWRKMIGVGGSDWKQYVRRKPHVVKRRIRKGIPDCLRGLVWQLISGSRDLLLLNPGVYEQLVIYETSASELDIIRDISRTFPSHVFFQQRHGPGQRSLYNVLKAYSVFDQDVGYVQGMGFVAGLLLLYMSEEDAFWLLVALLKGAVHTPMEGMYLVGLPLVQQYLFQFDHLVKEHMPKLGEHFAQEMINPSMYASQWFITVFSYSFPFPLALRIWDVFLFEGVKVVFKVGLALLKYCHDDLVKLPFEKLIHALRNFPEDAMNPDILLPMAFSIKVSKNLVELKQEYEQQRLKPPESPVKQ from the exons ATGCGCACACACGCCAGCTATGTTGTTGTTAACCAAAAc GAACATGGTCCTACTGAAGGTTTAGCAAGGAGCCGGTCGGTCTTTGAATATCAGAG AGATGAAAGAAGGATTAGGAAATGGAGAAAAATGATAGGTGTTGGAGGAAGTGATTGGAAGCAGTATGTTCGGAGGAAACCACATGTTGTTAAAAGACGAATACGGAAAGGAATTCCTGATTGCCTAAGGGGGCTTGTCTGGCAGCTAATTTCTGGAAGTCGAGACCTCTTGTTGTTAAATCCTGGAGTTTATGAG CAACTAGTCATATATGAGACATCAGCTTCCGAGTTGGATATTATTCGAGATATTTCTCGCACCTTTCCTTCACATGTTTTCTTTCAGCAGAGACACGGACCTGGTCAAAGGTCTCTTTACAATGTTCTGAAAGCATATTCAGTCTTTGACCAAGATGTTGGATACGTACAG GGCATGGGATTCGTGGCAGGTCTGCTTCTTCTTTACATGAGTGAAGAAGATGCATTTTGGTTACTGGTTGCATTGTTGAAGGGAGCCGTTCACACTCCTATGGAAGGAATGTACTTG GTAGGATTGCCTCTAGTCCAGCAATACCTCTTTCAGTTTGATCATTTGGTGAAAGAGCACATGCCGAAGTTGGGTGAACATTTTGCTCAGGAAATGATAAATCCCAGCATGTATGCCAGTCAGTGGTTCATAACAGTTTTCTCATACTCTTTTCCATTTCCCTTGGCTCTCAGAATTTGGGATGTCTTTCTTTTTGAG GGTGTTAAAGTAGTCTTCAAAGTTGGCTTGGCTCTATTGAAATATTGCCACGATGATCTG GTAAAGTTGCCATTTGAGAAACTCATACATGCTTTGCGCAACTTCCCTGAGGATGCCATGAATCCAGATATACTTTTACCAATGGCTTTTTCAATCAAG GTTTCCAAGAATTTGGTGGAACTGAAGCAGGAATATGAACAGCAACGGCTGAAACCTCCTGAATCCCCAGTCAAACAGTAA